One window of the Hoplias malabaricus isolate fHopMal1 chromosome Y, fHopMal1.hap1, whole genome shotgun sequence genome contains the following:
- the LOC136679027 gene encoding E3 ubiquitin-protein ligase RNFT2-like isoform X2: MEAFFWICTRSRFTASGDKVGAMQRRHSSNTDGMPPERNRSQTLGSESSLDEGGVFESLKPDSPSSPQQLFSGLVGVSAGTVTAAPFQAAGLVLGSPPEVFIQMTASSREEGPHRAESTPYHPRPPQHHHHHHHHHFHQSGQHRSSLLHSASSAERHSNRDDGGDEASAPAPALSELKAVVTWLQRGLPFILILLAKVCFQHKLGIAVCIGMASTFAFANSTLKHQVSLREERSIFITLWILVFLAGNIVYVYYTFSAEELHNSLIFAKPNINSYDFFDLIWVVGITDFILKYITIAVKCLILFLPKILLAFKSRGKLYLLIEEMSQLFRALVPIQMWYKYIMGEDPSSSYFLGASLIIIYSLCKSFDLCGRVSGIRKAFAVLCSSQTYGMRASSQQCSEAGDVCAICQAEFREPIALLCQHVFCEDCLCLWFDRERTCPLCRAVIVETPRSWKDGTTSAHFQIY, encoded by the exons ATGGAGGCTTTCTTCTGGATCTGCACCAGGTCCAG atTTACAGCTTCTGGTGATAAAGTTGGCGCCATGCAGAGACGCCACAGCAGCAACACGGACGGCATGCCGCCTGAAAG GAACCGGAGCCAAACTCTTGGATCTGAGAGTAGTCTGGATGAAGGGGGGGTGTTTGAATCTCTAAAACCAGACTCACCCTCTTCTCCTCAGCAGCTCTTCTCTGGACTGGTTGGGGTCTCTGCTGGCACTGTGACCGCAGCCCCTTTCCAGGCTGCTGGACTTGTTCTGGGATCTCCTCCAGAGGTCTTCATCCAAATGACTGCTTCGTCCAGGGAGGAAGGCCCTCACCGAGCAGAAAGCACACCCTACCACCCTCGCCCTCCAcagcatcatcatcaccatcatcatcatcatttccaCCAGTCCGGACAACACCGATCGTCACTGCTCCATTCCGCCTCTTCAGCCGAGAGACACAGCAACCGAGATGATGGGG GTGATGAAGCATCTGCTCCTGCTCCTGCTCTGTCTGAGCTcaaagctgtagtcacatggcTGCAGAGAGGGCTGCccttcatcctcatcctccttgcTAAAGTCTGCTTCCAGCACAAGCTTG GTATTGCTGTATGTATTGGGATGGCCAGCACATTTGCCTTTGCTAATTCTACTCTGAAGCACCAGGTGTCACTCCGG GAGGAGAGATCCATTTTCATTACTCTTTGGATTCTGGTGTTTCTTGCAGGCAATATTGTCTATGTGTATTATACTTTCAGTGCTGAGGAGCTGCACAACAG CCTTATTTTTGCGAAGCCGAATATTAATAGTTATGACTTCTTCGATCTGATCTGGGTAGTTGGAATCACAGACTTTATCCTGAAGTACATCACTATTGCTGTCAAGTGCCTCATCCTCTTCCTACCCAAAATCCTCCTTGCTTTCAAATCCAGG GGAAAGCTGTATTTACTGATAGAGGAGATGAGTCAGCTGTTCCGTGCTTTAGTTCCTATCCAGATGTGGTACAAGTACATCATGGGGGAAGATCCATCCAGCAGCTATTTCCTGGGTGCATCACTGATAATAATCTACAGCCTGTGCAAG TCATTTGACCTTTGTGGAAGAGTATCAGGCATACGGAAAGCCTTCGCTGTTTTGTGCAGTTCTCAG ACGTACGGTATGAGAGCCAGCAGTCAGCAGTGCAGCGAAGCAGGAGATGTGTGTGCGATCTGCCAGGCTGAGTTCAGAGAGCCAATTGCTCTACTCTGCCAG CATGTGTTCTGTGAGGACTGTCTGTGCCTGTGGTTCGACCGAGAGCGAACGTGTCCGCTTTGTCGCGCCGTCATCGTGGAGACTCCTCGCAGCTGGAAGGATGGCACCACTTCTGCTCACTTTCAGATCTACTAA
- the LOC136679028 gene encoding SREBP regulating gene protein: protein MVVRRLLRRRWVLGVVLGLSLLYFLTSTLKQEERTVRDRTLLQAKESDHHIPWRVKFNLGNSSRQITQCRNSIQGKTLLTDELGYVCERKDLLVNGCCNVNALSSRQYICKTCLPNGCCSVYEYCVSCCLQPDKQPLLERFLNRAAEGFQNLFTAVEDHFELCLAKCRTSSQSVQHENTYRNPQAKYCYGENPPELLPI, encoded by the exons ATGGTGGTCCGCCGCCTTCTGCGCAGACGCTGGGTCCTGGGGGTCGTTCTCGGCTTGTCCCTCCTTTACTTTCTCACCAGCACCCTCAAACAG GAGGAGCGAACTGTAAGAGACCGAACACTCCTACAAGCAAAGGAATCTGACCACCACATACCATGGAGAGTGAagttcaacttgggcaacagcAGCAGGCAGATCACACAGTGTAGGAACTCCATACAGGGGAAGACCCTCCTCACAGATGAACTTG GTTATGTGTGCGAGAGGAAAGACCTGCTGGTGAATGGTTGCTGTAATGTGAATGCTCTGAGCTCCAGGCAGTACATCTGTAAAACCTGTTTGCCCAATGGCTGCTGCAGTGTCTATGAGTACTGCGTCTCCTGCTGCCTTCAACCTGACAAG caacctctgctggagCGTTTTTTGAATCGAGCAGCTGAGGGGTTTCAGAATCTCTTCACAGCAGTAGAAGATCACTTTGAGCTGTGCCTGGCTAAATGCCGTACCTCCTCACAG AGTGTCCAGCATGAAAACACATACAGAAACCCCCAGGCCAAGTACTGTTATGGTGAAAACCCACCTGAACTCCTGCCAATTTGA
- the LOC136679027 gene encoding E3 ubiquitin-protein ligase RNFT2-like isoform X1, which yields MQRRHSSNTDGMPPERNRSQTLGSESSLDEGGVFESLKPDSPSSPQQLFSGLVGVSAGTVTAAPFQAAGLVLGSPPEVFIQMTASSREEGPHRAESTPYHPRPPQHHHHHHHHHFHQSGQHRSSLLHSASSAERHSNRDDGGDEASAPAPALSELKAVVTWLQRGLPFILILLAKVCFQHKLGIAVCIGMASTFAFANSTLKHQVSLREERSIFITLWILVFLAGNIVYVYYTFSAEELHNSLIFAKPNINSYDFFDLIWVVGITDFILKYITIAVKCLILFLPKILLAFKSRGKLYLLIEEMSQLFRALVPIQMWYKYIMGEDPSSSYFLGASLIIIYSLCKSFDLCGRVSGIRKAFAVLCSSQTYGMRASSQQCSEAGDVCAICQAEFREPIALLCQHVFCEDCLCLWFDRERTCPLCRAVIVETPRSWKDGTTSAHFQIY from the exons ATGCAGAGACGCCACAGCAGCAACACGGACGGCATGCCGCCTGAAAG GAACCGGAGCCAAACTCTTGGATCTGAGAGTAGTCTGGATGAAGGGGGGGTGTTTGAATCTCTAAAACCAGACTCACCCTCTTCTCCTCAGCAGCTCTTCTCTGGACTGGTTGGGGTCTCTGCTGGCACTGTGACCGCAGCCCCTTTCCAGGCTGCTGGACTTGTTCTGGGATCTCCTCCAGAGGTCTTCATCCAAATGACTGCTTCGTCCAGGGAGGAAGGCCCTCACCGAGCAGAAAGCACACCCTACCACCCTCGCCCTCCAcagcatcatcatcaccatcatcatcatcatttccaCCAGTCCGGACAACACCGATCGTCACTGCTCCATTCCGCCTCTTCAGCCGAGAGACACAGCAACCGAGATGATGGGG GTGATGAAGCATCTGCTCCTGCTCCTGCTCTGTCTGAGCTcaaagctgtagtcacatggcTGCAGAGAGGGCTGCccttcatcctcatcctccttgcTAAAGTCTGCTTCCAGCACAAGCTTG GTATTGCTGTATGTATTGGGATGGCCAGCACATTTGCCTTTGCTAATTCTACTCTGAAGCACCAGGTGTCACTCCGG GAGGAGAGATCCATTTTCATTACTCTTTGGATTCTGGTGTTTCTTGCAGGCAATATTGTCTATGTGTATTATACTTTCAGTGCTGAGGAGCTGCACAACAG CCTTATTTTTGCGAAGCCGAATATTAATAGTTATGACTTCTTCGATCTGATCTGGGTAGTTGGAATCACAGACTTTATCCTGAAGTACATCACTATTGCTGTCAAGTGCCTCATCCTCTTCCTACCCAAAATCCTCCTTGCTTTCAAATCCAGG GGAAAGCTGTATTTACTGATAGAGGAGATGAGTCAGCTGTTCCGTGCTTTAGTTCCTATCCAGATGTGGTACAAGTACATCATGGGGGAAGATCCATCCAGCAGCTATTTCCTGGGTGCATCACTGATAATAATCTACAGCCTGTGCAAG TCATTTGACCTTTGTGGAAGAGTATCAGGCATACGGAAAGCCTTCGCTGTTTTGTGCAGTTCTCAG ACGTACGGTATGAGAGCCAGCAGTCAGCAGTGCAGCGAAGCAGGAGATGTGTGTGCGATCTGCCAGGCTGAGTTCAGAGAGCCAATTGCTCTACTCTGCCAG CATGTGTTCTGTGAGGACTGTCTGTGCCTGTGGTTCGACCGAGAGCGAACGTGTCCGCTTTGTCGCGCCGTCATCGTGGAGACTCCTCGCAGCTGGAAGGATGGCACCACTTCTGCTCACTTTCAGATCTACTAA